The Clostridium sp. DL-VIII DNA window TAATAGACTCACTATGAGAGTAATCTACTTCCTTGTCTGATGAAAAATATACTTGGCATATTGTGACTTGTTATTTTCTTTCATATGCCCTAAAAAAGCACTCTTAATGTAAGAGTGCTTTTTTTCTAGAATATTATTCAGCTATTGCTTCAACGTCTACTGGGTAAACACTTGCTTTCTTCTTATCTCTACCAAGTCTTTCGAATTTAACAATTCCATCAACTTTAGCGAATAAAGTATCATCTTTACCTCTTCCAACATTTTCACCTGGGTGAATTTTAGTTCCTCTTTGTCTATAAAGAATGTTTCCAGCAAGAACAAATTCTCCATCAGCAGATTTAGCTCCTAATCTCTTAGATTCAGAGTCTCTACCATTCTTAGAACTACCAACTCCCTTTTTGTGAGCGAATAATTGAAGGTTCATAATTAGCATGTGACTACACCTCCTCTTTTATAAAAGTTATATATTCTTTACGTTTCTTTTGCCCTACTAATGCATCAAAGCCTAAAATTACACTTTCCACGCTTTTTTCAAAGGTTTTAAGTAAAACCTGAGCCTGGTTTAGTTCTTCCCGATTAAAATCCTGAAGGTCTAATTTTAAGTATCCGTCTTTCATCTCGTAAGTTGAATTAAGCTTTAAAACTTCATCCAAACCAATGATTACGCTTTGAGATAATACAGAAACTGAATTACATATCATATCAAATGCTTCTCCAATAAGTGCAGAATCATTTGAAAAGTCTCTGTCACCACTCATTGCATGACCATTTATTACGAAACCAACTATAACATCTTTATGTTGTTTAACTTTTACTTTAATCATAATTTTATTATGCTTCGATCTTTTCGATTACTAACTTAGTGTAAGGTTGTCTGTGTCCGTTCTTTCTTCTATAGTCTTTTTTAGACTTATATTTGAAAACTATAACCTTCTTTGCCTTACCTTGTGCTGCAACCTTAGCTACAACTTTAGCTCCTTCAACTACTGGAGTACCAACTTTGATACCTGCATCAGTTCCTACAGCTAAAACTTCGTTTAATTCAACTGTTGAGTCAACATCAGCGCTAAGTTTTTCAACGTATATTACGTCTCCTTCTTGAACTCTGTATTGCTTTCCACCTGTTGCTAATACTGCGTACATTAAAACACCTCCTCATAACGGTCTCGCCACTTTTGGTACAAAGATTTAACTTTGTTTTCTATAAAACCTTACGTGCGCGGTTTACGAATTTCAGTCTACCACAAATTTCTCATGTTGTAAAGTTTTTTTTAATTTCTACTTACGCAAAAA harbors:
- the rpmA gene encoding 50S ribosomal protein L27; its protein translation is MLIMNLQLFAHKKGVGSSKNGRDSESKRLGAKSADGEFVLAGNILYRQRGTKIHPGENVGRGKDDTLFAKVDGIVKFERLGRDKKKASVYPVDVEAIAE
- a CDS encoding ribosomal-processing cysteine protease Prp, with the translated sequence MIKVKVKQHKDVIVGFVINGHAMSGDRDFSNDSALIGEAFDMICNSVSVLSQSVIIGLDEVLKLNSTYEMKDGYLKLDLQDFNREELNQAQVLLKTFEKSVESVILGFDALVGQKKRKEYITFIKEEV
- the rplU gene encoding 50S ribosomal protein L21 yields the protein MYAVLATGGKQYRVQEGDVIYVEKLSADVDSTVELNEVLAVGTDAGIKVGTPVVEGAKVVAKVAAQGKAKKVIVFKYKSKKDYRRKNGHRQPYTKLVIEKIEA